Sequence from the Fulvivirga ligni genome:
GATAGATACTTAAACTTTTTAGATACATATCCTGATATATTCTCGAGAGTGCCACAAACCATGGTAGCTTCGTATCTGGGTATCACACCTGAAAGTTTGAGTAGGGTGAGAAGGGAGCTTGCTCAGCGAAGCTCAGTGGAGTAGCTTCTTATCATACATCAATGCAGGGGCATGCTGTTCGGGTTAAATTTGAAGTAGAAATATTAAAAATATGAAATCAAGAACTGTAGAATTAGTAGTAAGCCCTAGTGAACCTCATTTTGTGGGTGATGGCTTCCGTGTACATAACTTTATTCCAAGTGGTTTCAGGCTAGATATGCAGCGAATGAATCCATTCATAATGTTAGATTATAACTCTACTTATCATTTCCCGCCCAGTAATAAGCCTAAAGGAGTGGGAGTACATCCGCACCGCGGTTTTGAAACTGTAACTATAGCATATAAGGGAAAGGTGGCTCATCATGATAGTAGTGGAGGTGGTGGGGTAATCGGAGAAGGTGATATTCAATGGATGACGGCGGCCCGCGGCGTTTTGCATAAAGAATATCATGAAGAGGAGTGGAGTAAGAAAGGTGGCGATTTTCAAATGGTGCAACTATGGGTAAACCTACCTCAAAAGCATAAAATGGATGCTCCGAAATATCAGGCTATAAAGTCAGAGAGTATTAACCAATATAAGTTGGAAAACGAACAGGGGGTTATAGAAGTAATTGCAGGAGAATATGAGGGTGTCAAAGGGGTGGCGTCTACTTTTAGTCCTATACATATGTTCAACGCCAGATTGAAAAAGGGTGCTCAGGGTAAATTCCATTTTCCAGCTAGCTACAATACTGCCTTGTTGGTGATTGAAGGAAGTATTCTGGTGAATGACACCGCAAAGGCACCCGCAGATCATTTAGTACTTATGGCTAATGACGGCGATTCTTTTGATATAGAGGCTACAGAAGAGGCTATTGTGTTGGTCTTAAGTGGTGAAAATTTAAATGAGCCTATTGCCGCCCACGGACCTTTTGTAATGAACACCAGGGCTGAATTACAAGAAGCATTTAATGACTTTAATAATGGTAAATTCGGATTATTAAAAGATTAAGATATGAACGTGTCAGATCAATTGCCTTCCTTAGATTATCAGGGAAACGAACAAAAGAAGATGACCTTACATCTGTTTTTACAGATCATAGGTAAGATCAGATTAAAGTCGACTCCCAGGAAAAATCACTGGTGGTTTATTACGCAATACATTTCCACAAAAGGTATTACTACAGGCCCTGTGCCTTATAATGATGGCTTAGATAGTTTTGATATTACTCTTAATGTGCATCGCCATCAGTTGGAAATAAGTACCAGCCAGGGCGAGTTTGAAAGCTTTTCATTAATTGGTACAAGCGTGGCGGATTTCCATGACCAACTTTATAACATTCTTAATAAGTTCAAGATTTCAGTCACTATTTTAGATAAGCCATTTGATTTGGGTATTCAAAAGCCTTTTGGGCAAATTAAGGAGTATTGCCATTATGATCGTAACTATACAAGAAGTCTTTGGCGAATACTACTTTGGGTCGCTGACGTATTTCAAGAGTTCAGCGGTAGGTTTTACGGTAAAACCTGTCCTGTACACCTTTATTGGCATTCTATGGATTTGGCGGTTACACGCTTCTCGGGTAACAGGGCACCTGCTATGCCCAAAGAAGCTCGTATATCTGATAAAGATGCTTATTCGCACGAATGTATAAGTTTTGGTTTTTGGGCGGGTGATGAAAATGTGAAGGAACCAGCATTTTACTCGTACACCTATCCTTCACCCGATGGATTAAATAAGGAGCCATTAGTACCTTCCTCCGCTGCGTGGGTTGATAATAATGGAAGTCCAATGGCATTGTTGACATATGATAATCTGTTGAAAGCTGAAGATCTGCGCGGCACTTTACTTGATTTCATGGAGTCGGCATATACAGCTGGAGCTAAAAAAGCTCAGTGGAGCATCAGTTCATTGGAAGTACCTCAATTGCAACAACTTTAACCAATTAGTAATATGGAATCTAAAGAGTATCATAATGGTGAAATAACCATTGTCTGGAAAGCGCATAAATGTATTCATTCAGGCGTGTGTGTAAAAACCCTTCCTCAGGTTTATAATCCGGAAGAAAGACCCTGGATTAAGCCTGAAAATGCAGCTTCTGCCGATATAATTAAGCAAGTGTCGAATTGCCCTTCTGGCGCCTTGAGTATTAAACAAGATAATGACCAATGATCAAAATAGATAGAGAAGATAATGGAAAAAAAGGGCGCTTTGTCATTTATGAAAACGGTGAATTTGCAGGGGAAATGACCTATGTATGGGCCGGACCAATAAAGTTTATCATTGATCATACAGGCGTAGAAGAGAAATTTGGAGGCCAGGGTTTGGGTGAAAAATTGGTGATGGAAGCTGTGGAATATGCCCGAAGTAATGATTTGAAAATTAAACCACTGTGTCCTTTCGCTAAAAAGGTTTTTGATAGGCATTCAGAACTTGAGGATATCAGGTTCTAATTAATTGAGTAGTATTCGGGAGCCTTAAGTGATATGAAATGTCATTTAAAAAGTCTAAATTAATTAATGTATGAATTTGACTTATGGTTATGATTTATTGAATATATCTTAGAATATTATATTCATGTTTCAAACCAATTAAGAACAAACTGTGTCATTAATCATAAAGGCTTTATTATGAAAACAAAATTAACTCTCTTGATTTGCGCAATGGCTGTCTTATTTTCATGTAATGAAGAGGAGATAGAAAAATCAGTTTATTCAAATGAAAGTTTCTCTATTGAACTTCCCTCGAACTGGGAGTTTAGTGAATTACAAGGCTATGATTCATATGTTGGTGAATTTAAGATCAGTAATAGCCAAACTATAGGAATGGATTTAGGACTTTATTCCTATGACCTGCCGGTAGATGAGCAAACGCATGATATTTCATACAAGTTGATTGACAGCAGGGAAGCCAAAATTGTTCATCCAAAGAATTTTGAAGATGGTACCACAGGTGTTTATTTTGCTGATCTTGACGGGCAAGGTACAAGACTGGAATTAAGCGGAAGCAATTTATCAGAATCTAATCAACGCCTCTTCCTTAAAGCAATTGAGACTATTGAGTTTAAGTAGGTTTCTAAAATGATTATTTTAATGGCAGCGGAGAAGCAACTTTATTTTAGTCTATAAAATGAGTGAAGCATCAGTATTGATGATGATCGCATTAGGATTTCATATAATTCTATGGGTATCATATAAGTTATTAAGACGGCTTATAGTGTATATTCCGGTTTTATTGTTCACATTGGGTATGGCCATCTTTGGATATTTCAATATAGATAATCCAGCTTTTCAAATGGCTAAAGCATCAGCTGCTAATTTTCTTTTCTCCCCTTTAATATTCATTATCCTGTTTAGAATGGAAAGGTTTTTGTTCTTGAAGATTTTCAAAAATGAACCTTTATTATCTGGATATATGCAAAGAAGTTGGGACCAAGGTGAGTACCGAAGGCTTCACTTTGGAGATGTTATATTTACAATTTCTTGTTTGTTGATTCCAATGGTAGTTCCATTATTTTTCGGAAACGGAATAGAATGATATTTGTGAGTACAGATAGGCCTATCAACGAAAAATTCATGAACATGAAGAAGTCTAAATAAAATAGCGAGCATTATTATTGGGGTGATTGCTGGAGTGGGTGGCATTTGGTAAAATCTCAAGCTTTATTGCATAGATTTCTCCTGACGTCGAAATGACATTGAAATGTTGTGACTTACAATAGCTCTGATCATCACGCCTTCGTAGGTGTCCTACCTACGAAACTGCTGCATGTTCTTTTTTCTATTCCATTTTGAGCGAATGTTTTGCTTAAACAGTGTATATTGATCACGCAGAATATCAAGTTTAATAAATTATGAATGGGAAATTGGTGAGGTTTCTTCGTGTTGCAATAGGATTGGCCTTGCTCCTTTATGTTTTTATATCTGGCTATTCGCATGACCATCAGAAGGTCTTTGTAGTGGCTTACCTGCTGCTATTTGCAATCGTGGACTTGATCTTTTTTAGAAAGAACATGCGGAGCCAAAATCTGGTTAAGGTAACTTCCTATGATTGGATATTCATCATTTTATTCATACCAATGTCAATCCTCTGGCTGGCATCTGATCAGATCAATGGTTGGATCACTCTGGCAATGGTAATTGTGGTTTTAGTTGCTGCTATAAACCTGTATACGTCCATTAATGTGGTCTATCGAATTGATAGTGAAGGTATATGGGATCTAAGTAAAAATAAGAAAATTCTAAAGGCATCCATGATAACGAATGTTAAGTATTTAGAAAACGAAATTTCAATAGATACAACCAGATATATAAATCATTTTGAAATAAAACATAGCAGACTTAAATCGCCGAGTTGGGAAGAATTAATTGAACGAATTAAGGATATAGAAAAACAGACTTTATTACCAGCTAAGGAGGAGTGAGGTCTCTATAACTCTCTTCTTGGAGATGTCATCTAAATGCTACTGATCTCATTACACTGCTTTTTCAGCTCAAATACATGGATTTCTCCTGACGTCGAAATGACA
This genomic interval carries:
- a CDS encoding pirin family protein codes for the protein MKSRTVELVVSPSEPHFVGDGFRVHNFIPSGFRLDMQRMNPFIMLDYNSTYHFPPSNKPKGVGVHPHRGFETVTIAYKGKVAHHDSSGGGGVIGEGDIQWMTAARGVLHKEYHEEEWSKKGGDFQMVQLWVNLPQKHKMDAPKYQAIKSESINQYKLENEQGVIEVIAGEYEGVKGVASTFSPIHMFNARLKKGAQGKFHFPASYNTALLVIEGSILVNDTAKAPADHLVLMANDGDSFDIEATEEAIVLVLSGENLNEPIAAHGPFVMNTRAELQEAFNDFNNGKFGLLKD
- a CDS encoding DUF5996 family protein; amino-acid sequence: MNVSDQLPSLDYQGNEQKKMTLHLFLQIIGKIRLKSTPRKNHWWFITQYISTKGITTGPVPYNDGLDSFDITLNVHRHQLEISTSQGEFESFSLIGTSVADFHDQLYNILNKFKISVTILDKPFDLGIQKPFGQIKEYCHYDRNYTRSLWRILLWVADVFQEFSGRFYGKTCPVHLYWHSMDLAVTRFSGNRAPAMPKEARISDKDAYSHECISFGFWAGDENVKEPAFYSYTYPSPDGLNKEPLVPSSAAWVDNNGSPMALLTYDNLLKAEDLRGTLLDFMESAYTAGAKKAQWSISSLEVPQLQQL
- a CDS encoding (4Fe-4S)-binding protein — protein: MESKEYHNGEITIVWKAHKCIHSGVCVKTLPQVYNPEERPWIKPENAASADIIKQVSNCPSGALSIKQDNDQ
- a CDS encoding GNAT family N-acetyltransferase; this encodes MIKIDREDNGKKGRFVIYENGEFAGEMTYVWAGPIKFIIDHTGVEEKFGGQGLGEKLVMEAVEYARSNDLKIKPLCPFAKKVFDRHSELEDIRF